One Carassius gibelio isolate Cgi1373 ecotype wild population from Czech Republic chromosome A20, carGib1.2-hapl.c, whole genome shotgun sequence DNA segment encodes these proteins:
- the LOC127938026 gene encoding gap junction Cx32.2 protein-like, whose protein sequence is MGDWGFLSKLLDKVQSHSTNIGKVWLTVLLIFRIMVLGAGLDKVWGDEQSSMVCNINTPGCLNACYDHIFPISHMRFWVLQIIFVATPNLVYLGYVLHVIHKENKLRLHLQNQEEKSGVKLLKYTDDNGKIYYKGSLLGCYMLSITVTILFEAGFIVAQYYLIGLWMPTQLECKVDPCPAVGLHCFTSRPTEKTVFIVFMLIVACVSLALNLGEIFYLMGRRGEHKKRTRLMDEMQKLTPTKTFC, encoded by the coding sequence ATGGGCGACTGGGGATTCCTCTCCAAGCTTTTAGACAAAGTGCAGTCTCACTCAACCAATATTGGGAAAGTGTGGCTGACGGTTCTGCTGATCTTCAGAATAATGGTTCTTGGCGCTGGCCTGGATAAAGTCTGGGGAGATGAACAGTCAAGTATGGTCTGCAACATCAACACTCCTGGCTGCTTGAACGCGTGCTACGACCACATCTTCCCCATTTCCCACATGCGATTCTGGGTGCTCCAGATCATCTTTGTGGCCACGCCAAATCTGGTCTACCTCGGCTACGTTCTGCACGtcatccacaaagaaaacaaactgaGGCTGCATTTACAAAACCAGGAAGAGAAAAGTGGTGTAAAACTGCTCAAATACACTGATGACAACGGGAAGATTTATTACAAAGGGAGCCTGCTTGGTTGCTATATGCTGAGTATCACTGTGACCATTTTGTTTGAAGCCGGGTTCATTGTAGCCCAGTATTATTTAATCGGTCTTTGGATGCCCACACAGCTAGAATGTAAGGTAGATCCTTGTCCTGCAGTCGGTCTGCATTGTTTTACATCCCGTCCAACTGAAAAGACCGTATTCATTGTCTTCATGCTCATTGTGGCATGTGTGTCTTTAGCTTTAAATCTAGGAGAGATATTCTATCTGATGGGTCGAAGAGGGGAACACAAGAAGAGGACACGTTTAATGGATGAAATGCAGAAATTAACCCCCACTAAAACATTTTGCTGA
- the LOC127938027 gene encoding gap junction Cx32.2 protein-like yields MGEWGFLSKLLDKVQSHSTVIGKVWLTVLFVFRIMVLGAGAEKVWSDEQSKMICNTKQPGCTNVCYDHTFPISHIRFWVLQIIFVSTPTLLFFGHVLHILHKDKKLRQQIKSYEEKQGLKHSKYTNDHGKVIIKGQLLGSYLASLFAKILLEAAFIVGQYYIYGFIMIPKIECSQSPCPHTVECYMSRPTEKTIFIIFMLVVSCISLLLNVVEMFYLICRRSKRHREQMNR; encoded by the coding sequence ATGGGAGAGTGGGGCTTTCTCTCCAAGCTGCTGGACAAAGTGCAGTCTCACTCCACGGTCATTGGGAAGGTGTGGCTCACTGTCCTCTTTGTCTTCAGGATCATGGTCCTCGGAGCTGGGGCTGAAAAGGTGTGGAGCGACGAACAATCAAAAATGATCTGCAACACTAAGCAACCTGGTTGTACGAACGTGTGTTACGATCACACCTTTCCAATCTCCCACATTCGCTTCTGGGTACTTCAGATCATCTTTGTGTCCACTCCAACACTTCTATTCTTCGGTCATGTTCTGCATATCCTCCACAAAGATAAGAAACTAAGACAGCAGATTAAAAGCTATGAGGAAAAGCAAGGCCTCAAACATTCCAAATACACTAACGATCATGGTAAAGTTATAATCAAGGGTCAGTTATTAGGTAGTTACCTAGCCAGCCTGTTTGCTAAGATCTTGCTTGAGGCTGCGTTTATTGTAGGCCAGTATTATATTTACGGTTTCATAATGATCCCTAAGATTGAATGCTCCCAGTCTCCTTGCCCTCATACGGTCGAGTGTTACATGTCTCGTCCCACAGAGAAAACCATCTTTATTATCTTCATGCTGGTGGTGTCGTGTATCTCTCTGCTTCTGAACGTGGTTGAGATGTTCTACCTGATTTGCCGCAGGTCAAAGAGACATCGTGAGCAGATGAACAGATGA
- the LOC127938102 gene encoding gap junction Cx32.2 protein-like, translating into MGDWGFLSSLLDKVQSHSTVIGKIWMSVLFIFRILVLGAAAESVWGDEQSNLVCNTMQPGCENVCYDWQFPISHIRFWVLQIIFVSTPTLVYLGHAVQVIHEENKLREKILNLGDGHMLKAPKYTDDRGHVKIKGNLLGSYLTQLFFKIILEIAFIVGQYYLYGFVMVAKFTCSQSPCPYTVECFMSRPTEKTIFIIFMLVVACVSLVLNVIEVFYLLCTRVRCRTSKRRAHNVTTGKKPGSLASSWMTSEDALKQNIMNKHYESGQSLGGSLDGAKKEKMMEDN; encoded by the coding sequence ATGGGAGACTGGGGATTTCTCTCGTCGTTATTAGACAAAGTACAGTCGCACTCCACCGTCATCGGCAAGATATGGATGAGTGTCCTCTTCATCTTCAGGATCCTGGTGCTGGGAGCAGCGGCGGAGAGCGTTTGGGGTGATGAACAATCTAATTTGGTTTGCAATACGATGCAACCTGGTTGTGAGAACGTGTGCTACGACTGGCAGTTCCCAATCTCGCACATCCGCTTCTGGGTCTTGCAGATCATATTTGTATCCACTCCAACTTTGGTATACCTGGGTCATGCGGTGCAGGTCATTCACGAAGAGAACAAACTCAGAGAGAAAATACTAAATCTTGGCGACGGCCACATGTTGAAGGCACCCAAATACACAGATGACAGAGGTCATGTCAAAATTAAAGGAAACCTGCTCGGCAGCTATCTAACCCAGCTGTTTTTTAAAATCATCCTGGAGATTGCATTCATTGTCGGACAGTATTATTTATACGGCTTTGTAATGGTAGCCAAGTTTACATGTTCCCAATCCCCCTGCCCTTACACGGTAGAATGTTTCATGTCTCGTCCAACAGAGAAGACCATCTTCATCATCTTTATGCTAGTGGTAGCCTGTGTGTCTCTGGTGCTGAATGTCATAGAGGTGTTTTACCTGCTGTGCACCAGGGTCAGATGCCGGACCAGCAAGAGACGGGCACATAATGTCACTACAGGTAAAAAACCTGGAAGTCTGGCATCATCCTGGATGACCTCTGAAGACGCTTTGAAGCAAAACATCATGAACAAGCATTATGAGAGCGGACAGAGTCTTGGAGGAAGCCTGGATGGggcgaaaaaagaaaaaatgatggAAGACAATTag
- the LOC127938154 gene encoding gap junction Cx32.7 protein-like → MGEWDFLGRLLDRVQTHSTVVGKIWLTVLFVFRILVLGAGAERVWGDEQSDFICNTEQPGCENVCYDQAFPISHIRFWVLQIISVSTPTLAYLGHVVHVIHVEKKVREMMKKELQNEQINLFLKKGYKFPKYSRDNGKVSIRGCLLRSYILSLLCKILLEVGFILGQYYLYGFTLQAQFVCVRFPCPHKVDCFLSRPTEKSIFIWFMLVVACVSLFLNVIEILYLFVKKINECLSHKKDYTITPVIPVVNRKDFKKTDQVVQNWMNRELELQRREPGNEATKSVASEEHSADGQEVHI, encoded by the coding sequence ATGGGCGAGTGGGACTTTCTCGGAAGACTGCTGGATAGAGTCCAGACGCACTCAACGGTGGTGGGAAAAATCTGGCTCACCGTCCTGTTTGTGTTTAGGATTCTAGTCCTTGGCGCCGGTGCCGAGAGAGTTTGGGGCGATGAGCAGTCAGACTTCATCTGCAACACAGAGCAGCCGGGGTGCGAGAACGTCTGCTACGACCAGGCGTTCCCCATCTCACACATTCGTTTCTGGGTGCTGCAGATCATCTCGGTGTCCACACCTACTCTGGCCTACCTGGGCCACGTCGTCCACGTCATACATGTGgaaaagaaagtgagagagatgATGAAGAAAGAGCTTCAGAACGAGCAAATCAATCTGTTCCTCAAGAAAGGCTACAAATTCCCTAAGTACAGCAGGGACAATGGGAAGGTCAGCATTCGGGGGTGTCTCTTGAGAAGCTACATTCTGAGTTTGCTTTGCAAGATACTTTTAGAGGTGGGTTTCATCTTGGGCCAGTACTACCTTTATGGCTTCACTCTTCAGGCCCAATTCGTCTGTGTCCGTTTTCCATGTCCTCACAAGGTGGACTGTTTCTTGTCAAGGCCTACTGAGAAAAGCATCTTCATTTGGTTCATGCTGGTGGTGGCCTGTGTCTCTTTATTCCTAAATGTGATTGAGATCTTATATCTTTTTGTCAAGAAGATCAATGAGTGTCTCAGCCACAAAAAGGACTACACCATTACACCCGTGATCCCGGTTGTGAACCGGAAGGACTTCAAAAAAACAGATCAGGTGGTTCAGAACTGGATGAACCGTGAGCTGGAGCTTCAGAGGAGGGAACCTGGCAATGAGGCAACTAAGAGTGTGGCTTCAGAGGAGCATAGTGCTGACGGGCAAGAGGTCCATATCTGA
- the LOC127938621 gene encoding inactive hydroxysteroid dehydrogenase-like protein 1, with product MAAVDSFQLLYREIARSCSCYVETLALVGACYTVSKAVIFMRDCYSLIRLHFIPRLVSHRDLSQQYGQWALVCDASEAIAKAYAEELARHGICVILISRDISNLAGTAKTISDTYGVEASLMEADFSQGLSACKPIKDAISSKDIGFIVNSLDGSLDLSQDFTDLSESVVWDTINRNIVAATLVTRLALPAMVERGKGAVVNISAGRCLCPTSRKAAISASTAFLDNFSRSLHYEYGHRGVFVQSLLPFRVSSQGSEGTGPAGWLVPSPQVYARHAFSTLGVSHRTTGYWPHTIQFRLVQCIPEWVWMLGSRVFTRAT from the exons ATGGCCGCTGTTGACAGCTTCCAGCTTTTGTATCGAGAAATTGCCAGATCATGCAGTTGTTATGTGGAAACCCTCGCGCTTGTGGGTGCTTGTTACACAGTCAGCAAGGCTGTGATATTCATGAGGGACTGCTATAGCCTGATAAGGCTTCATTTTATTCCTCGTCTTGTGTCCCATAGAGATCTTAGTCAGCAATATGGACAATGGGCGCTTGTATGTG ATGCTTCAGAGGCAATAGCAAAAGCATATGCAGAGGAACTGGCAAGGCATGGCATCTGTGTAATTCTGATCAGCCGTGACATCAGTAACTTGGCTGGCACTGCCAAAACCATTTCAGACACTTACGGGGTAGAGGCCAGTTTAATGGAAGCTGATTTCAGTCAAGGGCTCTCGGCCTGCAAACCTATTAAAGATGCCATCAGCAGTAAAGATATTGGATTCATTGTTAACAGCCTGGATGGGTCTCTCGACCTCTCTCAAGACTTTACGGACCTCTCTGAATCTGTAGTGTGGGATACTATCAATAGAAATATAGTAGCTGCCACTCTTGTCACCCGCCTGGCTCTGCCTGCTATGGTGGAAAGGGGAAAAGGAGCAGTGGTCAACATTTCCGCTGGGAGATGCTTGTGTCCGACTTCCAGAAAAGCTGCTATTTCTGCATCTACG GCTTTTCTTGATAACTTCAGTCGCTCTCTGCACTATGAATATGGTCATCGAGGAGTCTTTGTGCAGAGTTTGCTGCCTTTTCGAGTCTCATCTCAAGGATCTGAGGGTACTGGTCCTGCTGGGTGGCTGGTGCCAAGCCCACAAGTGTATGCCAGGCATGCTTTTTCAACTCTGGGTGTCTCTCACCGAACCACAGGATACTGGCCTCACACCATACAG TTTCGACTGGTGCAGTGCATACCAGAGTGGGTATGGATGCTGGGATCACGCGTCTTTACAAGAGCCACCTGA
- the LOC127938620 gene encoding uncharacterized protein LOC127938620, translated as MAERYPKDTTLGKIQSKSNRASDTSSKSSIRTSRSSRSSVGVAAARARAKAEAARARVTFSEREIAIKVDSARLQANLEALHLEKEAAAASAEADILEAAAEFEDEEPYERKSHSSSAQSTKKRVCDYVRDQATYLSEQADLTADQSHDCKSEPDQVTDQNQFTSQTEPNIVHVNDDQYVVLDACSTSPSLRVPKLQQVKLPRNMKKESIEIPVSNKWQQQAKCSGVSRSLPQHSETSGMMDLVKYLARRELVSSGLTRFDDHPESYRAWRSSFINTIKDLGLTASEELDLLSKWLGKESSEYVRRLRAVHIGNPDTALKMVWNRLDECYSSPEVIESALFKKLDSFPRISGKDNLKLRELGDLLMELLSAKDDGYLPGLAYLDTARGIRPIVEKLPYTLQEKWISQGSKFKEEFGVTYPPFSFFTQFICNHAKTRNDPSFAFSSSCRPQYEGLTVNRSNFKTPVLVHKTEISHSAFQDKMPSKDDPAKYCPIHNKPHPLRKCRGFRLKTIDERKAYLKDQGICFRCCSSSSHFARDCKVILKCDECNSDSHNSALHPGPPSWTPKIQSPPLQHGGEDAGENPTTQEVSSLCTEVCHGLSTKSCSKICLVKVFPVGHPENAVKMYAILDDQSNRSLARSRFFDIFNINSKATPYSLKTCAGLIECLGRKANGYQIEAANGGISLALPTLIECDEIPNNRDEIPTPEAALHQLHLKHIASEIPALDPEAHILLLLGRDILRVHKVRKQINGPNNTPFGQKLDLGWVLVGEVCLGDVHKPSVSSFKTNILENGRPSLFIPCTSHVHIKEKITSNLTALHTAHDFEAHCNMNEDNLGQTLFKRSENDNKPALSVEDEVFLKIMEKDVFQDNSNSWVAPLPFRSPRPVLSNNRDQALSRLSSLRRTLERKPDMKEQFVTFMQKLFNSDHAELAAPLPRGNECWYLPLFGVYHPKKPDQIRVVFDSSAQHEGISLNNVLLTGPDLNNSLIGVLMRFRKECVAVMADIQQMFHCFVVREDHRDYLRFLWYRDNDLNKDIVEYKMKVHVFGNSPSPAVAIYCLRRAAEKGAPRYGPDTRYFVERGFYVDDALISLPTEEEAIDLLKRTQASLSESNLRLHKIVSNSLQVLKAFPTEDHAKDIKDLDLSGTTMPTQRSLGLNWETATDTFTFKVSVNDKPFTRRGVLSIINSLFDPLGLVAPVTIQGRFLLRELSIEGTDWDESLPQEKHGEWESWRHSLKDLQHLHIPRPYTPNSHSKAIHKEICVFSDASTKAIGAVAYLRAVDGDGQISIGFILGKAKLTPKNQPTIPRLELCAAVLAVEVAELIVQEIDFKPDAITFYSDSKIVLGYIYNETKRFYVYVHNRVQRIRQFSEPKQWRYIPTEHNPADIASRSIHASQLVKSNWFTGPAFLHKPHEDDFNMTDNFALVDPDSDTEIRPIVTACTTGMKDKQLTSDRFQRFSSWKSLQRAIASLIHVACSSRSTSESNTCSGWHLCSQAHTVSGLLKAKNVIISSVQKESFNKDIETLSKGGHMSSKVPLSKLNPFLDEDGLLRVGGRLKLADLNYPEKNPVILPGKHHVSALLIRHYHERVEHQGRIFTEGAIRAAGLWLIGGKRCISSILHGCVTCRKLRGKLEMQKMSDLPPERLSVSPPFTYTGLDVFGPWTVVARRTRGGQALSKRWAVLFTCMSTRAVHIEVIMSMDSSSCINALRRFFAIRGPAKQLHSDCGTNFVGACNELEFHKVIKETKVQRYINNEGCTWVFNPPHSSHMGGAWERMIGLARRILDSMLMREGHSNLSDEVLCTLMAEVTAIINSRPLVPVSLDADSPLILTPAMLLTQKPVSSPPAGDFSEKDIYKRQWRQVQSLANQFWFRWKQEYLQTLQVRHKWQDPYPNIEEGDIVLLKDNQVARNEWPMALVTSVFPGQDGKVRKVELKVTKEGSSKTFLRPISEVILLLRK; from the coding sequence ATGGCTGAAAGGTATCCAAAAGACACCACGTTAGGAAAGATACAAAGTAAAAGTAACAGAGCATCTGACACATCCTCTAAAAGTTCCATAAGAACTTCAAGATCCTCAAGATCTTCAGTTGGTGTTGCTGCAGCACGTGCTAGAGCTAAGGCAGAAGCAGCACGTGCACGAGTTACCTTTTCAGAGAGAGAAATTGCAATTAAAGTGGACTCAGCCAGACTACAAGCTAATTTGGAAGCCCTACATCTGGAAAAAGAGGCTGCAGCTGCTAGTGCAGAAGCGGATATATTAGAAGCAGCAGCAGAGTTTGAGGATGAGGAGCCATATGAAAGGAAAAGTCACTCTTCATCAGCACAAAGCACAAAAAAACGTGTTTGCGATTATGTCAGGGATCAAGCTACATATCTCAGTGAGCAGGCCGACTTAACCGCTGATCAGTCTCATGATTGCAAATCTGAACCAGACCAAGTAACGGATCAGAACCAGTTTACCTCTCAAACTGAACCAAATATAGTGCATGTGAATGATGACCAGTATGTCGTACTTGATGCATGTTCTACATCTCCATCTCTAAGAGTGCCAAAACTGCAACAAGTAAAACTcccaagaaacatgaaaaaagagTCAATAGAAATACCAGTCAGCAATAAATGGCAGCAACAGGCTAAGTGCAGTGGTGTATCCAGATCTTTGCCACAACACTCAGAAACTTCAGGCATGATGGACCTAGTGAAATATCTTGCACGTCGTGAGCTGGTGAGCAGTGGTTTAACACGCTTTGATGATCACCCTGAAAGTTACAGAGCCTGGAGGTCCTCTTTTATCAACACAATCAAAGACTTGGGTCTTACGGCCAGTGAGGAGCTAGACTTGTTGTCAAAGTGGCTTGGTAAAGAATCTTCAGAATACGTAAGACGTCTCAGGGCAGTTCACATAGGAAACCCAGACACAGCCTTGAAAATGGTCTGGAACAGACTTGATGAATGCTACAGCTCACCTGAAGTAATCGAAAGTGCGTTGTTTAAGAAGTTAGACAGTTTTCCCAGGATTTCAGGTAAAGACAACCTCAAATTAAGAGAGCTAGGAGATCTTTTAATGGAGCTTCTCTCAGCCAAAGACGACGGCTATCTACCAGGTTTAGCCTACTTAGACACTGCTCGCGGCATCAGGCCCATCGTTGAAAAACTGCCATATACCTTACAAGAGAAATGGATTTCTCAAGGCTCAAAGTTCAAAGAAGAATTTGGTGTCACTTACCCTCCTTTCTCGTTCTTTACTCAGTTCATTTGCAATCATGCTAAAACACGTAATGATCCCAGCTTTGCCTTTTCTAGTAGTTGCCGCCCACAGTATGAAGGGCTCACTGTAAACCGCTCTAACTTCAAGACGCCAGTGTTGGTGCACAAAACTGAAATCTCTCATAGTGCATTTCAAGACAAAATGCCTTCTAAAGATGATCCAGCCAAATACTGTCCTATACACAACAAACCTCACCCTTTGAGGAAATGTCGAGGCTTCAGATTGAAAACCATCGATGAGCGAAAAGCATACCTAAAAGACCAAGGGATCTGCTTTAGGTGCTGCTCTTCATCATCACACTTTGCTCGCGATTGCAAAGTCATTCTAAAATGTGATGAGTGCAACAGTGACAGTCACAACTCAGCTCTGCATCCTGGTCCACCCTCATGGACACCTAAAATCCAAAGTCCTCCATTACAGCATGGCGGGGAGGATGCAGGAGAAAATCCAACAACACAAGAAGTGAGCTCCCTTTGCACTGAAGTTTGTCATGGTCTTTCCACAAAATCTTGTTCCAAAATATGTCTCGTCAAGGTGTTTCCTGTGGGGCATCCTGAGAATGCAGTAAAGATGTATGCTATACTCGACGATCAGAGCAACAGATCTCTGGCCAGGTCAAGATTTTTTGACATATTCAACATCAATAGTAAAGCAACTCCTTACAGCCTAAAGACATGTGCTGGGTTGATTGAGTGCTTAGGAAGGAAAGCAAATGGCTATCAGATTGAAGCGGCAAATGGTGGAATCAGTCTTGCGCTTCCAACACTAATTGAATGTGATGAAATACCCAACAACCGTGATGAAATTCCAACACCTGAAGCTGCTCTCCATCAACTTCACCTCAAGCATATTGCATCTGAAATACCAGCTCTGGATCCTGAAGCCCACATCCTCCTGTTACTTGGACGAGACATACTCAGAGTTCATAAAGTGAGGAAACAAATTAATGGCCCAAATAACACACCCTTTGGCCAAAAACTTGACTTAGGATGGGTTCTGGTCGGTGAAGTATGCCTAGGAGATGTGCACAAGCCCAGTGTTTCCAGTTTCAAGACAAACATCTTAGAAAATGGAAGACCCTCACTGTTTATTCCTTGTACAAGTCACGTACACATTAAAGAAAAGATCACCAGTAACTTAACAGCTCTGCATACAGCCCATGACTTCGAAGCCCACTGTAACATGAACGAAGACAATCTCGGCCAGACTCTATTTAAGAGATCAGAGAATGACAATAAGCCTGCACTCTCCGTCGAGGATGAAGTCTTTCTAAAGATTATGGAGAAAGATGTTTTCCAGGATAATTCCAACAGTTGGGTGGCACCTCTTCCTTTTAGGTCTCCACGGCCAGTTCTTTCGAACAACAGAGATCAAGCTTTGAGCCGCCTCTCTTCCTTACGACGTACCCTAGAACGGAAGCCAGATATGAAAGAACAGTTTGTAACTTTCATGCAAAAACTATTCAACAGTGATCATGCAGAACTTGCAGCTCCACTACCAAGGGGAAATGAATGCTGGTACTTACCACTATTCGGAGTCTATCATCCCAAAAAACCAGATCAGATCAGGGTAGTATTTGACTCCAGCGCACAGCATGAAGGTATCTCTCTCAATAATGTGCTCCTCACTGGACCAGACCTTAATAACAGCCTCATTGGCGTCCTGATGCGCTTCAGGAAAGAATGTGTAGCAGTGATGGCAGACATACAACAAATGTTTCACTGTTTTGTTGTGAGAGAAGATCACAGAGATTACCTACGCTTCCTATGGTACCGTGATAACGACCTTAACAAGGACATTGTTGAATACAAGATGAAAGTCCATGTGTTTGGCAACAGCCCTTCCCCGGCGGTAGCGATTTACTGTTTAAGACGAGCAGCAGAGAAGGGTGCTCCGCGATACGGTCCAGACACCCGGTACTTTGTGGAACGTGGATTCTATGTGGATGATGCACTAATCTCCTTGCCAACTGAAGAGGAAGCAATAGACCTACTAAAGAGAACACAAGCATCCCTCTCCGAATCAAACCTGCGGCTGCACAAGATTGTATCCAACAGTCTACAAGTACTCAAAGCATTCCCAACTGAAGATCACGCGAAAGATATCAAAGACCTCGATCTCAGTGGAACAACTATGCCTACACAACGCAGCCTTGGTCTGAATTGGGAGACTGCAactgatacatttacatttaaagtatcAGTCAACGACAAACCATTCACACGCCGTGGTGTCCTTTCCATAATTAATAGTCTCTTTGATCCTCTCGGTCTTGTGGCTCCTGTCACTATACAGGGGAGGTTTCTACTTCGAGAGCTATCCATTGAAGGAACAGACTGGGATGAATCACTGCCACAAGAGAAACATGGTGAGTGGGAATCATGGAGACATTCATTGAAAGACTTGCAACACCTTCACATTCCTCGTCCTTACACACCCAACTCTCATTCAAAGGCAATTCACAAAGaaatctgtgttttctctgaTGCGTCAACAAAGGCCATAGGGGCTGTAGCATATCTCAGGGCAGTAGATGGAGATGGACAGATCAGCATTGGCTTCATCTTAGGAAAAGCAAAACTGACGCCAAAAAACCAGCCTACCATACCCCGATTAGAGCTTTGTGCTGCAGTCTTAGCAGTGGAGGTAGCAGAACTCATTGTTCAAGAGATTGACTTCAAACCGGATGCTATTACCTTCTACAGTGATAGCAAAATTGTACTTGGCTATATCTATAACGAAACTAAACGTTTCTATGTCTATGTCCACAACAGGGTGCAGAGAATCAGACAATTTTCAGAACCAAAGCAATGGCGATACATACCCACAGAGCACAATCCTGCTGACATTGCTTCCAGGTCCATCCATGCTTCTCAGCTCGTGAAGTCGAACTGGTTTACAGGTCCAGCATTCCTGCATAAGCCACATGAAGATGATTTCAATATGACAGACAACTTTGCGCTTGTGGATCCAGATTCAGATACAGAAATCAGGCCAATTGTGACAGCTTGCACCACAGGAATGAAGGATAAACAACTCACCTCTGACAGGTTTCAGAGGTTCTCCTCTTGGAAATCCTTACAAAGAGCCATTGCATCGCTCATCCATGTAGCTTGCTCTTCTAGATCTACCAGTGAATCCAACACATGCAGTGGTTGGCACCTTTGTTCACAAGCACACACTGTAAGTGGGTTGTTAAAAGCCAAGAATGTGATAATCAGCTCTGTGCAAAAGGAATCATTCAACAAGGACATCGAAACACTCTCTAAGGGAGGACACATGAGCAGCAAAGTTCCACTCTCAAAACTGAATCCTTTCTTAGATGAGGACGGTCTACTCCGAGTCGGAggcagattaaaactggcagatTTAAACTACCCAGAGAAAAACCCAGTCATCTTGCCCGGTAAGCATCACGTTTCTGCGTTACTCATAAGGCACTACCATGAACGTGTGGAGCACCAAGGCCGCATATTCACAGAAGGGGCCATTCGTGCTGCTGGATTATGGCTTATTGGAGGAAAGAGATGCATAAGCAGTATTCTTCATGGATGTGTAACCTGTCGTAAACTTCGTGGTAAACTTGAAATGCAGAAAATGTCAGACTTGCCACCAGAACGACTAAGTGTGTCACCACCCTTTACTTACACTGGCTTAGATGTCTTTGGGCCTTGGACAGTGGTAGCTCGCCGAACAAGAGGAGGTCAAGCTCTCAGTAAACGCTGGGCGGTGCTTTTCACCTGCATGAGCACCCGTGCAGTTCACATTGAAGTCATTATGTCTATGGACTCTTCGAGTTGTATCAATGCACTTCGCAGGTTTTTCGCGATCCGTGGCCCTGCAAAACAACTGCACTCAGACTGTGGAACCAACTTTGTTGGTGCTTGCAATGAGCTTGAATTCCACAAAGTTATAAAAGAAACAAAGGTGCAAAGATACATCAATAACGAGGGATGCACATGGGTTTTCAACCCACCACACTCCTCCCATATGGGGGGCGCATGGGAGCGAATGATTGGTCTGGCTCGTAGAATTCTTGACTCAATGCTGATGCGGGAAGGACATTCTAACCTCTCAGATGAAGTGCTTTGTACACTTATGGCGGAAGTGACAGCAATTATTAACAGTAGACCTCTCGTACCTGTTTCTTTGGATGCAGACTCACCCTTGATTCTTACCCCTGCAATGCTCTTAACACAAAAACCAGTTTCTTCACCTCCAGCAGGAGACTTCTCTGAAAAGGATATCTACAAACGCCAATGGCGGCAAGTACAGAGCCTAGCCAACCAATTTTGGTTTCGCTGGAAACAGGAATATCTGCAAACGCTGCAAGTTCGTCACAAATGGCAGGACCCATACCCAAACATCGAGGAGGGTGACATAGTACTACTAAAGGACAATCAAGTAGCCCGAAATGAATGGCCTATGGCACTCGTCACAAGTGTTTTCCCTGGTCAAGATGGAAAGGTTCGAAAGGTTGAACTTAAAGTGACTAAAGAAGGGTCCAGCAAAACCTTCTTGAGGCCTATATCTGAAGTAATTCTCCTGCTAAGAAAATAG